CTGCGGCCAGTCGGTGTCCTCGGCACGGGCGGCCTCCGCGTGCACGGCCGCGATGGCGGCCTGCACCTGGTACGGGCCGACGGGCGCGCGCGTCAGGGTGTCGCCCACCAGCGCGAGACCCTCGGCGATGGCCGCGGTGTCCCAGCGGCTACGGTCCTGCTCGGCCAGCGGTACCAGGCTGCCGTCGGCACGGGTACGGGCCGCACGGCGCGCGTCCACCAGCAGCATCAGCGCGAGCAACCCGGCGACCTCGCCGTCGTCGGGCAGCAGTGCGCGTAACGTCCTGGTGAGCCGGATCGCCTCCGCCGTCAGGTCGCTGCGGTAGAGCGCGGCGCCGGACGTGGCCGTGTGCCCCTCGGTGAAGACCAGGTACAGGACGTGCAACACCGCGGCGAGCCGGGCCGGACGCTCCCCTACAGGCGGCGGCTGGAAGTGAGCGCCGGCAGCCTTGATCCGCGCCTTGGCACGGCTGATGCGCTGCGCCATGGTCGTCTCCGGCACGAGGAACGCCTTGGCGATCTCGGCGGTGGTGAGGCCGCCGACCGCGCGCAACGTCAGCGCGATCTGCGACGCCGGGGTGAGCGACGGGTGGCAGCACAGGAACAGCAGCGTCAGCGTGTCGTCCGCGTCCGCCAGGTCGCCGTCGGCGGGGTCCTCGCCCTGCCGGTCCGGTTCCTGCGCCGCGAGCCGCGGCTCGCGGCGCCGGTTCGGCTGCTCGCTGCGCAGCTGGTCGGTCAGCCGGCGGTTGGCGACGGTGATCAGCCAGCCGCGCGGGCTGTCCGGCACGCCCTCGGCCGGCCACTGCGTCACGGCGGCGAGCAGCGCCTCCTGCACGGTGTCCTCGGCGGCGGTGAACTCGTGCCGGTGCCGAAGCGGCGCGGCGAGGACCTGCGGCGCCAGGTCGCGCAGCAGGTCCTCGAGTGCGGCCGGGGTGGTCACATCTCCTGGCCGGAGTCGCCCATGATCGGTCGCACCTCGACGCCGGCGAACCTGGCGTCAGGGAACCGGGTCGCGATCTCCACCGCCCGCTGCTGGCTTTCGCAGTCGACGACGAAGTAGCCCGCGAGCTCTTCCTACGCCTCGAGGAACGGGCCGTCGGTGGTTGCCGGCACCCCACTGCGCACGCGTGCCGTCTTCGTCGTGCTCGGGTCGGCGAGCGGCACGCCCGCCACCAGCTCACCGGACTCCGTGATCTCCGTCAGCAGCGCCTCGAACTGCGCGCTCAGCTCCGCCCGCTCGCCGTCGGACATCGCCAGCGCCTGCGGCGTGCCGAGGAAGGACGGGTGCCCCCAGTTCTCCTGGTTGGTGTAGATCATCAGCAGGTACTTCATCTCGCTCCTCTCCGGCACGGTACCCACACTGGGTCCGTCACCACAGAGGTCGAGACGGCCGGCCGGATCTCGACACCGCCGGCCTCAGGCCTCGGCGAGCTCCTCGATCGGCGGGCAGGAGCACATCAGGTTCCGGTCGCCGTACGCCTGGTCGATCCGGCGTACGGGTGACCAGTACTTCGTCGCGGTCGCCTCGGCGGACGCGCCCGCGCCGGCGGCCGGGTAGGCGGCCTCCGCCCGTGTGTACGGGTGCTGCCACTCCCCCGTCAGGCAGACGGCGGTGTGCGGCGCGTTGCACAGCGGGTTGTCGTCGGCCGGCCAGTCGCCGGCGGCGACCCTGTCGATCTCCTGCCGGATCGCGATCATCGCGTCGCAGAACCGGTCCAGCTCGCTGAGGTCCTCGCTCTCCGTCGGCTCGATCATCAGCGTGCCGGCCACCGGGAACGACATGGTCGGCGCGTGGAAGCCGTAGTCGATCAGCCGCTTGGCGACGTCGTCGACGGTGACGCCGCTCGTCTTCGTGAGCTCCCGCAGGTCGACGATGCACTCGTGCGCGACCAGCCCGTCGCGGCCGGTGTAGAGCACCGGGTAGTGCGGCTGCAGCCGCCTGGCCACGTAGTTCGCGGTGAGCACTGCGGCCTTCGTCGCCCTGGTCAGGCCCGCGCCGCTCATCATCCTTATGTACGCCCAGGTGATCGGCAGAATGCCGGCCGACCCCAGCGGGGCGGCGGCGACCGGGGTGTCCTCGCCGGGCAGGTAGGGCGCGAGGTGGTTGCGCGCGGCGACCGGTCCGACCCCGGGACCTCCACCACCGTGCGGGATGCAGAACGTCTTGTGCAGGTTCAGGTGGCTCACGTCGCCGCCGAACTTGCCCGGCTTCGCCAGTCCCAGAAGCGCGTTCAGGTTGGCGCCGTCGACGTACACCTGGCCGCCGGCCTCGTGCACGAGTGCGCACAGCTCGGCGACGGTGCTCTCGTAGACGCCGTGCGTGGACGGGTAGGTGATCATGATGGCGGCGACCCGGCCGGCGTGCGCGTCGAGCAACGCCTGCAGGTCGGTGAGGTCGACGTTGCCGCCGTCGTCGCAGCCGACCACGACCACCCGCATGCCGGCCATGATGGCGCTGGCGGCGTTCGTGCCGTGCGCGGACGACGGGATCAGGCAGACGTCGCGCTGGTCGTCGCCGGCCGCCCGGTGGTAGCCGCGGATGGCGAGCAGCCCGGCGAGCTCGCCCTGGCTGCCGGCGTTCGGCTGCAGCGACACGGTGTCGTAGCCGGTGATCTCCGCCAGCCAGGTGGTCAGCTGCTCGACCAGCTCGGCGTAGCCGGCCTGCTGGTCGGCGGGCGCGAACGGGTGCATCTCGGCCCACTCCGGCCAGGTGATGGGTTCCATCTCCGCGGTCGCGTTGAGCTTCATGGTGCACGACCCGAGCGGGATCATCCCGCGGTCGAGCGCGTAGTCCTTCGTCGCAAGGTGGTGCAGGTAGCGCAGCATCGCGGTCTCCGAGTGGTACCTGTTGAAGACCGGGTGGGTGAGGTACGCGGACGTCCGCGCGAGGGCGGCGGACACGGCGTCCTCGGTGGACGGGTCGAGCGCCTCGACCGAAAGCCCGGTGCCGCCGAACGCCTGCCACGCCGCGTCCAGGTGCGCGGCGACGGTGGCCTCGTCGCAGGCGACGCCGACGTGGTCGTCGTCCACCAGCCGGAGGTTGACGCCGAGCGCCGCGGCGCGCTCGACGACGGCCGCCGCCCGTCCAGGCACCCTGGCCAGCACGGTGTCGAAGAAGTGCTCGTGCACCACCTCGACACCGATGTCGGCGAGCCCGGCCGCGAACACCGCCGCGTACCTGTGCACGCGCTGCGCGATCCGGCGCAGCCCTTCGGGGCCGTGGTAGACCGCGTACATGCTGGCCAGCACGGCGGGCAGCACCTGGGCCGTGCAGATGTTGCTGGTGGCCTTCTCCCTGCGAATGTGCTGCTCCCTGGTCTGCAGGGCGAGCCGGTACGCCGGGTTGCCGTCCGCGTCCACGGAGACGCCGACCAGCCGGCCGGGCAGCGACCGCTGCAGTCCGTCGCGGACGGCGATGTAGCCCGCGTGCGGGCCGCCGCCGGCCATCGGCACGCCGAACCGCTGGGTGCTGCCGACGGCGATGTCCGCGCCGAAGTCGCCGGGTGCGCGCACCAGCGTCAGCGCGAGCAGGTCGGCAGCGACGATCGCGAGCATGCCGCGGTCGTGGGCGGCGGCAATCGTGGCGGCGTAGTCGCGTACCCCGCCGGTGGCGCCCGGGTACTGCAGCAGCACGGCGAAGAAGTCGCCTTCGGGCAGCTCACCGCCGGCGAGGTCGGCCACCGTCACGTCGATGCCGACCGCCTCGGCGCGGGTGCGCACGACCGCGAGGGTCTGCGGCAGGCAGTCCGCGTCCACGAGCAGGGCGTCGCCGCGGCGTACGCTGCGCTTCGCCAGCGACATCGCCTCCGCGGCCGCGGTCGCCTCGTCCAGCAGCGACGCGTTCGCGACCGGCAGCGCCGTCAGGTCGGCGACCATGGTCTGGAAGTTGAGCAGTGCCTCCAGCCGGCCCTGCGAGATCTCCGGCTGGTACGGCGTGTACGCGGTGTACCAGGACGGGTTCTCCAGCACGTTCCTGCGGATCACCGGCGGCGTGATGGTGGCGTAGTAGCCGAGCCCGAGCATGGCGGTACGGACCTGGTTGCGTGCGGCCAGCGCCCGCAGCTCGGCCAGCGCCTCCGCCTCGGAGACCGCCGGCGGCAGGTCAAGGCCGGTCGTGTCGCGGATGTCCTCGGGGATGGTCGCCGTCACGACGGCGTCGGCACTGGGATAGCCGAGGGCCTTCAGGATCCGGGTCTCCGCGTCCACGTCGATGCCGACGTGCCGGTCCACGAACGGCCAACCGGTGTGCAGGTCGGCGAGTGAGGGACGGTCGGTCACGAGGAACTCCTCCCGCTCGGTCGCGCCCAGTGACTCTCGGGGTCACCAGCGCGAATCTCCTGGCGTCCCCGATCTGTCACCGCGTGCGCCCACCGCCGTGGTGAGCTAGTACGGCTCCAGAGCGGTCCCTCGCACGTGGTCGTGGGTGCCTGAGAGTTTCCGGGGATGGTTGCCCCTTCGGCGCCGCCCGCCCACCTGGCTTGGTGCCGGCCAGTCTCTCCCACGTGGAGTCGTTGACCGGGTCCCACGATACCCAACCTGACCGGTCGGGTCGGCCACTGCCGCGGCGTGGCGTAATCAGCCCGGGTCAGCCCGCGTGTCGCGGGCGCCGCGGGTCATCAGCTGGCGTGCCTGGTGGCCCGCCGGCGGGCGAGCTCGTCGTGCGGGTGTGCCCCGTCGTCGTCCTCCTCGACGGGCAGCTCACCTGGCAGCTCCGCCAGGGTGCCTTCGACCTCGCTGCGTACCCGGCCGAGCGCGATGCCGAACACGCCCTGCCCGCCCTGCAACAGGTCCACGACCTCGTCGGGCGAGGTGCACTCGTACACGGTCGCGCCGTCGCTCATCAACGTCACCTGGGAGAGGTGGTCGATGCCCTGCTCGCGCAGGTGCTCGACGGCGGAACGGATCTGCTGCAGTGACACGCCCGCGTCGAGCAGCCGCTTGATCACCTTCAGCACGACGATGTCGCGGAAGCCGTAGAGCCGCTGGCTGCCGGAGCCGGTGGCCGTGCGGACGGTCGGCTGAACCAGGCCGGTACGCGCCCAGTAGTCCAGCTGTCGGTAGCTGATCCCGGCGGCGCTGCAGGCGGCCGGGCCACGGAAGCCCATCTCCTCGGGGATGCTCGTGTCGAGCTCCTCGAACAGCAGTCCCTGCTCGGCGGCGCGACGGCGCGCCTCGGGGCTGACGACACCATCCACCTTGTCGCCGCTTGCTGACACTCCGACCTCCGGACCTAGGGCGAAACCGAGCAGACCCACCGATGTAACTACAGGCGTGTAGTAGCCACTTCTGTGAAGGTATGCCGTTCGTGTGGGCCGGTCAACCAAC
This genomic stretch from Streptosporangiales bacterium harbors:
- a CDS encoding MerR family transcriptional regulator; the protein is MGFRGPAACSAAGISYRQLDYWARTGLVQPTVRTATGSGSQRLYGFRDIVVLKVIKRLLDAGVSLQQIRSAVEHLREQGIDHLSQVTLMSDGATVYECTSPDEVVDLLQGGQGVFGIALGRVRSEVEGTLAELPGELPVEEDDDGAHPHDELARRRATRHAS
- a CDS encoding sigma-70 family RNA polymerase sigma factor encodes the protein MTTPAALEDLLRDLAPQVLAAPLRHRHEFTAAEDTVQEALLAAVTQWPAEGVPDSPRGWLITVANRRLTDQLRSEQPNRRREPRLAAQEPDRQGEDPADGDLADADDTLTLLFLCCHPSLTPASQIALTLRAVGGLTTAEIAKAFLVPETTMAQRISRAKARIKAAGAHFQPPPVGERPARLAAVLHVLYLVFTEGHTATSGAALYRSDLTAEAIRLTRTLRALLPDDGEVAGLLALMLLVDARRAARTRADGSLVPLAEQDRSRWDTAAIAEGLALVGDTLTRAPVGPYQVQAAIAAVHAEAARAEDTDWPQVVGLYRLLERLAPGPMVTLNHAVAVGMVDGPRAGLAMLESLDDTLGDHHRLTAVRAHLLERAGDAEGALAGYREAARLTTSIPEQRYLQAQADRLGQL
- the gcvP gene encoding aminomethyl-transferring glycine dehydrogenase, producing MTDRPSLADLHTGWPFVDRHVGIDVDAETRILKALGYPSADAVVTATIPEDIRDTTGLDLPPAVSEAEALAELRALAARNQVRTAMLGLGYYATITPPVIRRNVLENPSWYTAYTPYQPEISQGRLEALLNFQTMVADLTALPVANASLLDEATAAAEAMSLAKRSVRRGDALLVDADCLPQTLAVVRTRAEAVGIDVTVADLAGGELPEGDFFAVLLQYPGATGGVRDYAATIAAAHDRGMLAIVAADLLALTLVRAPGDFGADIAVGSTQRFGVPMAGGGPHAGYIAVRDGLQRSLPGRLVGVSVDADGNPAYRLALQTREQHIRREKATSNICTAQVLPAVLASMYAVYHGPEGLRRIAQRVHRYAAVFAAGLADIGVEVVHEHFFDTVLARVPGRAAAVVERAAALGVNLRLVDDDHVGVACDEATVAAHLDAAWQAFGGTGLSVEALDPSTEDAVSAALARTSAYLTHPVFNRYHSETAMLRYLHHLATKDYALDRGMIPLGSCTMKLNATAEMEPITWPEWAEMHPFAPADQQAGYAELVEQLTTWLAEITGYDTVSLQPNAGSQGELAGLLAIRGYHRAAGDDQRDVCLIPSSAHGTNAASAIMAGMRVVVVGCDDGGNVDLTDLQALLDAHAGRVAAIMITYPSTHGVYESTVAELCALVHEAGGQVYVDGANLNALLGLAKPGKFGGDVSHLNLHKTFCIPHGGGGPGVGPVAARNHLAPYLPGEDTPVAAAPLGSAGILPITWAYIRMMSGAGLTRATKAAVLTANYVARRLQPHYPVLYTGRDGLVAHECIVDLRELTKTSGVTVDDVAKRLIDYGFHAPTMSFPVAGTLMIEPTESEDLSELDRFCDAMIAIRQEIDRVAAGDWPADDNPLCNAPHTAVCLTGEWQHPYTRAEAAYPAAGAGASAEATATKYWSPVRRIDQAYGDRNLMCSCPPIEELAEA